A window from Nocardioides mesophilus encodes these proteins:
- a CDS encoding DUF1416 domain-containing protein yields MCGATAGGLSLDGVDVAKEAVIQGVVTRGEQPVGNAYVRLLDRTGEFTAEVPTSATGHFRFFAAPGQWTLRTLAPKADVVDKAVVAQKGVVAEVAVAI; encoded by the coding sequence ATGTGCGGGGCGACCGCGGGCGGTCTCTCCCTCGACGGGGTCGACGTCGCCAAGGAGGCGGTGATCCAGGGCGTCGTCACGCGCGGTGAGCAGCCCGTCGGCAACGCCTACGTGCGGCTGCTGGACCGGACCGGCGAGTTCACCGCCGAGGTGCCGACCTCGGCCACCGGCCACTTCCGGTTCTTCGCCGCGCCGGGGCAGTGGACGCTGCGCACGCTGGCGCCGAAGGCCGACGTCGTCGACAAGGCCGTCGTCGCCCAGAAGGGTGTCGTCGCCGAGGTCGCCGTCGCGATCTGA
- a CDS encoding glucose-6-phosphate dehydrogenase: MIRRIVVLGAAGDLATRHLLPALAHLLDLGHLPVDLRVVGVGREPLTSDSYRDLATARLESQAPHVPPHAREELVGRLDYHQLDLERRPDLGPLLEDGPVIAYLALPPSVYPKALSALKAGGLRAGSRVVVEKPFGEDLASARELSRLLHDVAPEREIYRIDHFLYHQMVQDLLALRLGSPLFETVWNREYVESVEIRWEETAGLAGRADFFDRTGALKDMVQSHLLQLLSLVAMEPPDALDEQSLRDAKVAALRRVCSLDAGEVAVRTARGRYTSGGVRGIDLPDYIDEAGVDLSRNTETYAALELTVDSPRWTGVPFLLRTGKALGQPARTVTLHFRPTAGRAIAAVPMVLRLGMAPDTVTFQLPVSGVGGLPEVGIAALEVTRPRQQMPASARMLRDVLAGDPTFTVRDDEAEQCWRIVDPIVAAWKAGAPVLQDYEAGSAGPRLPWA; the protein is encoded by the coding sequence GTGATCCGACGGATCGTCGTGCTGGGCGCCGCAGGTGATCTGGCGACCCGCCACCTGCTTCCCGCGTTGGCTCACCTGCTCGACCTGGGCCATCTGCCGGTGGACCTCCGCGTCGTCGGGGTCGGACGTGAGCCGTTGACCAGCGACAGCTACAGGGATCTCGCAACCGCCCGGCTGGAATCGCAGGCCCCTCACGTTCCCCCGCACGCTCGGGAAGAGCTGGTGGGGCGGCTCGACTATCACCAGCTCGACCTCGAGCGCCGACCCGACCTTGGTCCCTTGCTCGAGGACGGCCCCGTGATCGCCTACCTCGCGCTGCCGCCGTCGGTCTATCCGAAGGCCCTGAGCGCCTTGAAGGCGGGAGGACTGCGTGCCGGCAGCCGGGTCGTCGTCGAGAAGCCGTTCGGCGAGGACCTGGCGTCAGCCCGTGAGCTGAGCCGTCTCCTGCATGACGTCGCGCCGGAGCGGGAGATCTATCGCATCGACCACTTCCTCTACCACCAGATGGTCCAGGACCTGCTCGCCCTGAGGCTGGGGAGCCCCCTCTTCGAGACCGTCTGGAACAGGGAGTACGTCGAGTCGGTGGAGATCAGGTGGGAGGAGACAGCCGGCCTGGCAGGCCGGGCCGACTTCTTCGACCGGACCGGCGCGCTCAAGGACATGGTCCAGAGTCACTTGCTCCAGCTGCTGTCCCTCGTGGCGATGGAGCCACCGGATGCTCTGGACGAGCAGTCGCTGCGCGACGCCAAGGTCGCGGCGCTACGCCGTGTCTGCTCCCTGGATGCCGGCGAGGTCGCAGTCAGGACAGCACGAGGGCGTTACACGTCCGGCGGAGTGCGGGGCATCGACCTGCCCGACTACATCGACGAGGCAGGGGTGGATCTCTCCAGGAACACCGAGACCTACGCCGCACTCGAGCTGACGGTCGACTCGCCACGATGGACCGGCGTGCCCTTCCTGCTGAGGACCGGCAAGGCCCTGGGTCAACCTGCCCGGACGGTCACGCTGCACTTCCGCCCGACGGCGGGGCGCGCCATCGCCGCGGTTCCCATGGTGCTGCGCCTGGGAATGGCCCCGGACACTGTCACCTTCCAGCTGCCTGTCTCGGGGGTAGGGGGGTTGCCCGAAGTCGGGATCGCCGCCCTCGAGGTGACCCGGCCTCGTCAGCAGATGCCTGCCTCCGCCCGGATGCTGCGAGACGTCCTCGCGGGCGATCCGACGTTCACGGTGCGCGACGACGAGGCCGAGCAATGCTGGCGCATCGTCGACCCGATAGTGGCCGCCTGGAAGGCCGGAGCCCCGGTGCTCCAGGACTACGAAGCGGGGTCCGCAGGCCCGAGGCTTCCCTGGGCCTAG
- a CDS encoding IspD/TarI family cytidylyltransferase, which translates to MSVDDAPFADAIILAAGSSTRMRGPDKLLLEFGGLPLIAWTLRAAARASNVRNIIVVAHADRASALRDEPWIREVEATVVVGGGRRQDSVASGVEASQAEVVLIHDGARPLVNPELFDSVALAARAHGAAVPVVAVPESMRRLVDGKIVEIVDKTGLFRSQTPHGARRELLLEAYAHLDPRGPETFIDETSLVQSAGFVVSTVVGDPTNLKLTLPGDEKLAFAILEGRARADEVPPSVSV; encoded by the coding sequence GTGTCTGTCGACGACGCGCCCTTCGCTGACGCGATCATTCTCGCGGCGGGAAGCAGCACCCGGATGCGCGGGCCGGACAAGCTGCTGCTGGAGTTCGGCGGCCTGCCGCTGATCGCCTGGACCCTCAGGGCTGCGGCGCGTGCCTCGAACGTCCGCAACATCATCGTCGTTGCGCACGCGGACCGGGCTTCGGCGTTGCGGGACGAGCCGTGGATCCGCGAGGTGGAGGCGACTGTGGTCGTGGGCGGCGGACGTCGCCAGGACTCTGTGGCGTCAGGCGTCGAGGCAAGCCAGGCGGAGGTGGTGCTCATCCATGACGGCGCACGTCCCCTGGTCAACCCGGAGCTGTTCGACTCCGTCGCTCTGGCTGCTCGCGCACACGGAGCAGCCGTTCCGGTCGTCGCCGTCCCGGAAAGCATGCGCCGGCTGGTGGACGGCAAGATCGTGGAAATCGTCGACAAGACGGGACTGTTCCGCTCCCAGACGCCACACGGAGCTCGGCGCGAGCTGTTGCTCGAGGCGTACGCGCACCTGGACCCACGGGGACCGGAGACGTTCATCGACGAGACGTCGTTGGTGCAGTCCGCCGGCTTCGTGGTGTCAACCGTGGTCGGTGACCCGACGAACCTCAAGCTGACCCTGCCGGGTGATGAGAAGCTGGCGTTCGCGATCCTCGAAGGGCGGGCGCGCGCCGATGAAGTCCCGCCGTCCGTCTCCGTTTGA
- a CDS encoding BldC family transcriptional regulator has product MARTRATGDELLTPAEVAAIFGVDPKTVARWADTGLVSSIRTLGGHRRYSASEIRVRLLLLGQTPPRQRKSSPAS; this is encoded by the coding sequence ATGGCCAGAACACGCGCGACGGGGGACGAGCTGCTCACGCCGGCCGAGGTGGCTGCGATCTTCGGGGTGGACCCGAAGACGGTGGCACGCTGGGCCGACACCGGGCTGGTGAGCTCGATCCGCACACTGGGGGGACACCGGCGCTACTCGGCGTCGGAGATCCGGGTTCGGCTGCTGCTGCTCGGCCAGACGCCGCCGCGGCAGCGCAAGTCCAGCCCCGCATCCTGA
- a CDS encoding CDP-glycerol glycerophosphotransferase family protein — protein MNIVDAKLAVLRTCLKYAPALNHAVVSGAPDDEGNSVEVVRALARHMRVYWLVSDDPAQLRWLIADAEKAETVRCLPKESRRAYWAYLTASLVFFTHGLYGSPKPPPHKTFVNLWHGDGPKRRTNFAQIRSTMVVSGTHLWGSRRAASFGVEPKNVIISGNPRVDQFARPVGDASLTALGIRPEAPFILWLPTYRSTEYKGRRLGEVRDWSDAEEISRSARARALLARVAELAERSGVTLAVKPHHLDADKFADLGMRVITNADLRESQVNLYQLLARAHGLITDYSSVWTDFLATDRPIGFYCPDIDDYTASRGLNVDDYPSLLPGPLLETPEDFDRFLHDCKDEPAASRAKRRRSIEMIGAQMSPGATNRLLRALGISPDANG, from the coding sequence TTGAACATCGTCGACGCCAAGCTCGCAGTGCTGCGTACCTGCCTGAAGTACGCGCCGGCGCTCAACCATGCGGTCGTCAGCGGGGCGCCTGACGACGAGGGCAACAGCGTGGAGGTCGTGCGTGCGCTTGCTCGTCACATGCGCGTGTACTGGCTGGTGAGCGACGACCCGGCGCAGCTTCGCTGGCTGATCGCCGACGCGGAGAAGGCGGAGACGGTGCGCTGCCTCCCGAAGGAGTCGCGGCGGGCCTACTGGGCCTACCTGACCGCGAGCCTGGTGTTCTTCACCCACGGCTTGTACGGGTCCCCCAAGCCGCCGCCGCACAAGACGTTCGTCAACCTGTGGCATGGCGACGGGCCGAAGCGACGCACCAACTTCGCCCAGATCCGGTCCACGATGGTGGTGAGTGGCACCCACCTCTGGGGCAGTCGCCGGGCCGCCAGCTTCGGGGTCGAGCCGAAGAACGTGATCATCTCGGGGAACCCTCGGGTCGATCAGTTCGCCCGCCCGGTGGGCGATGCTTCGTTGACCGCCCTCGGCATCCGTCCCGAAGCCCCGTTCATCCTGTGGCTGCCCACGTACCGCTCCACGGAGTACAAGGGTCGTCGCCTGGGCGAGGTGCGCGACTGGTCGGATGCGGAAGAGATCTCTCGCTCGGCACGAGCGCGAGCGTTGCTCGCCCGGGTCGCCGAGCTCGCCGAACGGTCCGGCGTCACGCTGGCGGTCAAGCCGCACCATCTCGACGCAGACAAGTTCGCCGACCTCGGGATGAGGGTCATCACGAACGCGGATCTTCGCGAGAGCCAGGTCAACCTCTACCAGCTCCTGGCCCGGGCCCACGGACTCATCACCGACTACAGCAGCGTGTGGACCGACTTCTTGGCCACCGATCGCCCCATCGGCTTCTACTGCCCGGACATCGACGACTACACGGCCTCGAGAGGCCTCAACGTCGACGACTACCCGAGCCTGCTGCCCGGTCCTCTCCTCGAGACTCCGGAGGACTTCGACCGGTTCTTGCATGACTGCAAGGACGAGCCCGCCGCGTCACGTGCGAAGCGACGACGCTCGATCGAGATGATCGGCGCGCAGATGTCCCCGGGAGCGACGAATCGGCTGCTGCGCGCCCTGGGCATCTCTCCCGACGCCAACGGATAG
- a CDS encoding lipopolysaccharide biosynthesis protein: MSRLVNDAGRPTRPRLSVLGALVWYALSYGGSVLGYLAINAFAARLLDDSFGYFVVAISTATALGQLGLIGAHRGGLREAARLETGDVEGLRDLRRGVRAVSRVTLPVTSLLTAAVTFGVMNDSDPAYRGLVAVLTGILVWFGGQQKLWASYSRGFGNVRLASLLEGRSGGALVSLCQGVLVGVCLMFVPELGLPGALAAMALGFALPVFIAKRRVARVWRGVRAEGSVLADVRLVVSRHWRFAVNMLGTSVNGAADVWVAGVVLTGSGVALFGAAQRLSLLLVIPLAAVGVIFSPVISRLYGKDDPNLERLLRTGASLAAAATAVLWLPMLLLPGPLLAAIYGDFFRDAAPLLLLLTLGSVSNVLTGMCGIALTMSRHEAVVAKVQVFSAAVRVGAGFVAAWQFGAVGLAVCTATISTVSSFTLWVLARRRMGLSTHLTLRPAFTLMRRTEG; this comes from the coding sequence GTGAGCCGGCTCGTGAACGACGCCGGGCGGCCCACCCGCCCGCGGCTGTCGGTGCTCGGAGCGCTGGTCTGGTACGCCCTGTCCTATGGCGGCTCCGTGCTGGGATACCTGGCCATCAATGCGTTCGCCGCTCGCCTGCTCGATGACTCCTTCGGCTACTTCGTCGTCGCCATCTCCACGGCGACCGCCCTGGGACAGCTGGGGTTGATCGGCGCCCATCGCGGCGGTCTTCGAGAGGCTGCGCGTCTCGAGACGGGGGACGTCGAGGGGCTGAGGGACCTCCGCCGGGGCGTGCGCGCGGTCTCCCGGGTGACCCTGCCGGTCACGAGCCTCCTCACCGCGGCCGTGACATTCGGCGTGATGAACGACTCCGACCCGGCGTACCGCGGGCTGGTGGCCGTCCTGACCGGGATCCTCGTCTGGTTCGGTGGTCAGCAGAAGCTCTGGGCCAGCTACTCGCGTGGCTTCGGCAACGTCAGGTTGGCCAGCCTCCTGGAAGGCCGATCAGGGGGCGCGCTGGTGTCCCTGTGCCAAGGAGTGCTGGTCGGCGTCTGCCTGATGTTCGTGCCCGAGCTCGGCCTGCCGGGAGCACTCGCTGCCATGGCACTCGGGTTCGCCCTCCCTGTCTTCATCGCGAAGCGGCGGGTGGCTCGTGTCTGGCGCGGTGTTCGCGCAGAGGGTTCAGTGCTCGCGGACGTCCGGCTGGTCGTCTCTCGTCATTGGCGCTTCGCCGTGAACATGCTGGGAACCTCCGTCAACGGAGCCGCCGACGTGTGGGTCGCGGGGGTGGTCCTCACCGGAAGCGGCGTCGCCCTCTTCGGGGCAGCGCAGCGTCTCTCCCTGCTGCTGGTGATCCCGCTCGCTGCCGTGGGAGTCATCTTCAGCCCGGTGATCTCCCGTCTCTACGGGAAGGACGATCCGAATCTGGAGCGGCTGCTGCGTACCGGCGCCAGCCTCGCGGCTGCAGCCACAGCGGTGCTGTGGCTGCCCATGCTCCTGCTGCCCGGTCCGCTCCTCGCTGCCATCTACGGCGACTTCTTCCGTGACGCCGCACCCCTCCTCCTGCTGCTGACGCTGGGGAGCGTCAGCAACGTGCTCACGGGGATGTGCGGGATCGCCCTGACCATGTCCCGGCATGAGGCAGTGGTGGCGAAGGTGCAGGTCTTCTCGGCCGCGGTGCGCGTGGGGGCAGGGTTCGTCGCCGCCTGGCAGTTCGGCGCTGTCGGCCTCGCCGTCTGCACCGCGACCATCTCAACGGTCTCCTCGTTCACCCTGTGGGTCCTGGCTCGCAGGCGCATGGGACTCAGCACTCATCTGACCCTGCGCCCCGCGTTCACCTTGATGCGGAGGACCGAGGGCTGA
- a CDS encoding sulfurtransferase produces the protein MSRESALVSADWVQEHLDDPSIVLVEVDEDTTAYDKGHIKGAIKLDWTTELQDQVRRDFVDKAQFEALLSGKGVSNDDTVVLYGGNNNWFAAYAYWYFKLYGHQDVKLLDGGRKKWELDSRELTDELPSREQTSYTAQEQDTSIRAYRDEVVEAIGTQNLVDVRSPDEYAGRLLAPAHLPQEQAQRAGHIPTAANVPWSKAANDDGTFKSDEELKALYTAAGVDWSKDTIAYCRIGERSSHTWFVLRELLGEENVKNYDGSWTEYGSLVGVPVALGDEKGDA, from the coding sequence ATGAGCCGCGAATCCGCACTCGTCTCCGCAGACTGGGTCCAGGAGCACCTCGACGACCCCTCGATCGTGCTCGTCGAGGTCGACGAGGACACCACCGCCTACGACAAGGGCCACATCAAGGGCGCCATCAAGCTCGACTGGACCACCGAGCTGCAGGACCAGGTCCGTCGGGACTTCGTCGACAAGGCGCAGTTCGAGGCGCTGCTGTCCGGCAAGGGTGTCTCCAACGACGACACCGTGGTGCTCTACGGCGGCAACAACAACTGGTTCGCCGCCTACGCGTACTGGTACTTCAAGCTCTACGGCCACCAGGACGTCAAGCTGCTCGACGGCGGCCGCAAGAAGTGGGAGCTCGACAGCCGCGAGCTGACCGACGAGCTGCCCAGCCGCGAGCAGACCTCCTACACCGCGCAGGAGCAGGACACCAGCATCCGCGCGTACCGCGACGAGGTCGTCGAGGCGATCGGCACCCAGAACCTGGTCGACGTGCGCAGCCCCGACGAGTACGCCGGCCGGCTGCTCGCCCCGGCCCACCTGCCGCAGGAGCAGGCGCAGCGCGCCGGTCACATCCCGACCGCCGCGAACGTGCCGTGGAGCAAGGCGGCCAACGACGACGGCACCTTCAAGTCCGACGAGGAGCTCAAGGCGCTCTACACCGCCGCGGGCGTCGACTGGAGCAAGGACACCATCGCCTACTGCCGCATCGGCGAGCGCTCGAGCCACACCTGGTTCGTGCTGCGCGAGCTGCTCGGCGAGGAGAACGTGAAGAACTACGACGGCTCCTGGACCGAGTACGGCTCGCTCGTCGGCGTCCCGGTCGCCCTCGGTGACGAGAAGGGTGACGCCTGA
- a CDS encoding VOC family protein yields the protein MTARLNPYLGFRDNAREAMEFYQSVLGGELTTSTFAEFRASDDPAEADKIMHAMLVTEDGLVLMASDTPNRMDFTPGGPHSVSLSGEAEDEARLRGCWDRLSDGGTVTMPLGESPWNDLFGMCTDRYGVSWLVNIARAPQ from the coding sequence ATGACCGCACGACTCAACCCCTACCTCGGCTTCCGGGACAACGCCCGTGAGGCGATGGAGTTCTACCAGTCGGTCCTCGGCGGCGAGCTGACCACCAGCACCTTCGCCGAGTTCCGGGCCAGCGACGACCCGGCCGAGGCCGACAAGATCATGCACGCGATGCTGGTCACCGAGGACGGCCTCGTGCTGATGGCCTCCGACACCCCGAACCGGATGGACTTCACCCCCGGCGGCCCGCACTCGGTCTCGCTGAGCGGGGAGGCCGAGGACGAGGCGCGGCTGCGCGGCTGCTGGGACAGGCTGTCCGACGGCGGCACGGTGACGATGCCGCTGGGGGAGTCCCCCTGGAACGACCTCTTCGGGATGTGCACGGACCGGTACGGCGTCAGCTGGCTGGTCAACATCGCCCGCGCGCCGCAGTAG
- a CDS encoding winged helix-turn-helix transcriptional regulator, translating into MSALLLLTSTTQPSAEVLPALALLSHSVKILPAEGSALLDAPEVDLVLVDGRQDLAHARDLCRLIRTTGSDSPVLLILTEGGLAVAAADWGMDDVLLLTAGPAEVDARIRLAIGRLAASRDADNPEAHIIRSGEVSVDDATYTAKLGGRPLDLTFKEFELLKYLVQHPGRVFTRDQLLQEVWGYDYFGGTRTVDVHVRRLRAKLGPENETLIGTVRNVGYRFVLPPKETATEREPADR; encoded by the coding sequence ATGAGCGCCCTGCTGCTGCTGACGAGCACGACCCAGCCCTCCGCGGAGGTGCTGCCCGCCCTTGCCCTGCTGTCGCACTCCGTGAAGATCCTGCCCGCCGAGGGCAGCGCGCTGCTCGACGCCCCGGAGGTGGACCTCGTCCTCGTCGACGGGCGCCAGGACCTCGCTCACGCCCGCGACCTGTGCCGGCTGATCCGCACCACCGGCTCGGACAGCCCGGTGCTGCTGATCCTCACCGAGGGCGGCCTCGCGGTGGCCGCGGCCGACTGGGGCATGGACGACGTGCTGCTGCTGACCGCCGGCCCCGCCGAGGTCGACGCCCGGATCCGGCTCGCGATCGGCCGGCTGGCCGCGAGCCGGGACGCCGACAACCCCGAGGCGCACATCATCCGCTCCGGCGAGGTCAGCGTCGACGACGCGACGTACACCGCCAAGCTCGGCGGCCGGCCGCTGGACCTGACGTTCAAGGAGTTCGAGCTGCTGAAGTACCTCGTGCAGCACCCCGGCCGGGTGTTCACGCGCGACCAGCTGCTGCAGGAGGTGTGGGGCTACGACTACTTCGGCGGCACCCGCACCGTCGACGTGCACGTCCGGCGGCTGCGCGCCAAGCTCGGCCCCGAGAACGAGACGCTGATCGGCACCGTCCGCAACGTCGGCTACCGCTTCGTCCTGCCGCCCAAGGAGACCGCCACGGAGCGGGAGCCGGCCGACCGCTGA
- a CDS encoding DUF4395 domain-containing protein — translation MSSITQTRPASPAHRDASPAVRVDPRGPRFAASLTTLVLAAALLAAPSTLTVVLLAAQTVLFAVGAVAGIGRTPYGWLFRTFVRPRLAAPTELEDAAPPRFAQSVGLGFAVVALAGYLLGADLLGAIATGAALAAAFLNAAFGFCLGCEVYLLLKRLTGRAAVPQ, via the coding sequence ATGTCCAGCATCACGCAGACCCGCCCCGCCAGCCCCGCCCACAGGGACGCCTCGCCGGCCGTTCGGGTCGACCCGCGCGGCCCCCGGTTCGCCGCCAGCCTGACCACCCTGGTCCTCGCCGCGGCGCTGCTGGCGGCGCCGTCCACGCTGACGGTCGTGCTGCTCGCCGCCCAGACGGTGCTGTTCGCGGTCGGAGCGGTGGCCGGGATCGGCCGGACGCCGTACGGCTGGCTGTTCCGCACCTTCGTCCGGCCGCGCCTCGCGGCACCCACCGAGCTGGAGGACGCGGCCCCGCCGCGGTTCGCCCAGAGCGTGGGCCTCGGGTTCGCGGTGGTGGCGCTGGCCGGCTACCTGCTCGGCGCGGACCTGCTGGGGGCGATCGCGACCGGTGCCGCGCTCGCCGCAGCGTTCCTCAACGCCGCGTTCGGCTTCTGCCTCGGCTGCGAGGTGTACCTCCTGCTCAAGCGACTGACCGGCCGCGCCGCCGTACCGCAGTGA
- a CDS encoding response regulator transcription factor yields the protein MSTVMVVDDEERIREMLTRMLTSEGHTTVTATDGLQALQALARRDVDLILLDLVMPNSHGMRVLMDLHARGSTTPVIVLSAVSDVSARVEAFGLGAVDFVGKPFHSAELVARVRRHLTARAVPATIPRVPEQRRKPEGRFLVAGGIELDLDRRRAHHRGQQVSLTEREFSLLAHLMRRQGEVCSRTELLHSVWGLDFDPGTNVIEACVRRLRCKLRELPVETVRSVGYCFDAA from the coding sequence ATGAGCACAGTGATGGTGGTCGACGACGAGGAGCGCATCCGCGAGATGCTCACCCGGATGTTGACCTCGGAGGGACACACGACGGTCACCGCGACTGACGGCCTGCAGGCCCTGCAGGCGCTGGCGCGGCGAGACGTCGACCTGATTCTGCTGGACCTGGTGATGCCGAACAGTCACGGCATGCGGGTCCTGATGGACCTGCACGCGCGGGGCTCGACGACGCCTGTCATCGTGCTCTCCGCGGTCTCGGACGTCTCCGCGCGCGTCGAGGCGTTCGGCCTCGGCGCGGTCGACTTCGTCGGGAAGCCGTTCCACAGCGCGGAGCTGGTGGCCCGGGTAAGGCGCCACCTGACCGCGCGAGCGGTGCCCGCCACGATCCCACGGGTGCCGGAGCAGCGGAGAAAGCCCGAGGGCCGGTTCCTGGTCGCCGGCGGCATCGAGCTCGACCTCGACCGGCGCCGCGCACACCACCGCGGCCAGCAGGTCAGCCTGACCGAACGCGAGTTCTCGCTGCTGGCGCACCTGATGCGACGCCAGGGCGAGGTGTGCTCGCGCACCGAGCTGCTGCACAGCGTGTGGGGGCTCGATTTCGACCCGGGAACCAACGTGATCGAGGCCTGCGTGCGCCGGTTGCGCTGCAAGCTCCGCGAGCTCCCGGTCGAGACGGTCCGGTCGGTCGGGTACTGCTTCGACGCGGCGTGA
- a CDS encoding TlpA family protein disulfide reductase, with amino-acid sequence MSQGAWVLVVALVAATAFGLYRAARDGRFRGTHHVKGADVTEAEGQEPVSVLADSDLDHVLGERATLLQFSSAFCAPCRVTRRVLTDVAATVPGVEHVEVDAEHHLELVRRLGVLRTPTTLILDAAGREVSRAAGAPSRDVVLTTLARVIA; translated from the coding sequence ATGAGCCAAGGTGCCTGGGTCCTCGTCGTCGCGCTGGTCGCGGCGACCGCGTTCGGCCTCTACCGGGCCGCGCGCGACGGCCGGTTCCGCGGCACCCACCACGTGAAGGGAGCCGACGTCACGGAAGCGGAAGGGCAGGAACCGGTGAGCGTGCTGGCCGACAGCGACCTGGACCACGTGTTGGGCGAGCGGGCCACGCTGCTGCAGTTCTCCTCGGCCTTCTGCGCGCCGTGCCGCGTCACCCGGCGGGTGCTCACCGACGTCGCCGCGACGGTGCCGGGCGTGGAGCACGTCGAGGTCGACGCCGAGCACCACCTCGAGCTGGTCCGCCGCCTGGGCGTGCTGCGGACTCCCACGACGCTGATCCTGGACGCCGCGGGCCGTGAGGTCTCCCGGGCCGCGGGTGCGCCCAGCCGGGACGTCGTGCTGACCACGCTGGCCCGGGTGATCGCCTGA
- a CDS encoding MoaD/ThiS family protein — protein sequence MSTTGSEPSESGAVVVRYWAAARAAAGVESDRVEVGSGTSLAQLLDDVRRLHRDRPKLPDVLGVCSVLVGDRPVGAADPAAVAVRPGDTIELLPPFAGG from the coding sequence GTGAGCACCACCGGGTCCGAGCCGTCCGAGTCCGGCGCCGTCGTCGTCCGCTACTGGGCGGCCGCGCGCGCCGCCGCCGGGGTGGAGTCCGACCGGGTCGAGGTCGGCTCCGGCACGTCACTGGCGCAGCTGCTCGACGACGTACGCCGGCTGCACCGGGACCGGCCCAAGCTGCCCGACGTGCTGGGGGTCTGCTCGGTCCTGGTCGGGGACCGTCCGGTGGGGGCGGCCGACCCGGCCGCGGTGGCGGTGCGCCCCGGGGACACCATCGAGCTGCTCCCGCCGTTCGCCGGCGGCTGA
- a CDS encoding YgfZ/GcvT domain-containing protein, whose product MTRSRSPLLDLPGAVSGDGVDAPVAAHYGSFYGEQRTLEAGDGFVDLSHRGVVRITGPDRLGWLHSLTSQHLERLEPGVWTATLVLSPQGHVEHALYGVDDGESFTAHVEPGEAPALVEWLDRMRFMMRVEVADLTEELAVTWRPAARTSGAPYSGHSFVPRDELTAYAAAAGPACGLYAYEALRIARGEPRLGLDTDHRTIPNEAGWIGNAVHLDKGCYRGQETVARVHTLGRPPRRLTLLHLDGSADRLPAQGSDLLLAGRTVGFVGTSARHHELGPIALGMVKRNVPLDAELDTDDIRASQEVLVDPEVGLHVRPQLR is encoded by the coding sequence ATGACCCGTTCCCGCAGCCCCCTGCTCGACCTGCCCGGCGCCGTCTCCGGCGACGGCGTCGACGCTCCCGTCGCGGCGCACTACGGCTCGTTCTACGGCGAGCAGCGCACCCTCGAGGCCGGCGACGGCTTCGTCGACCTCTCCCACCGCGGGGTGGTCCGGATCACCGGCCCGGACCGGCTGGGCTGGCTGCACTCGCTGACCTCCCAGCACCTCGAGCGGCTCGAGCCGGGCGTGTGGACCGCGACCCTGGTGCTCAGCCCGCAGGGCCACGTCGAGCACGCGTTGTACGGCGTCGACGACGGCGAGTCGTTCACCGCCCACGTCGAGCCCGGGGAGGCGCCCGCCCTCGTCGAGTGGCTGGACCGGATGCGCTTCATGATGCGCGTCGAGGTCGCCGACCTCACCGAGGAGCTCGCCGTCACCTGGCGCCCCGCCGCGCGGACGAGCGGCGCGCCGTACAGCGGGCACTCGTTCGTGCCCCGCGATGAGCTCACCGCGTACGCCGCGGCCGCTGGGCCGGCGTGCGGGCTCTACGCCTACGAGGCGCTGCGGATCGCCCGTGGCGAGCCCCGGCTGGGTCTCGACACCGACCACCGCACCATCCCCAACGAGGCCGGCTGGATCGGCAACGCCGTGCACCTGGACAAGGGGTGCTACCGGGGCCAGGAGACGGTCGCGCGCGTGCACACGCTGGGCCGTCCGCCGCGCCGGCTCACCCTGCTGCACCTCGACGGGTCCGCCGACCGGCTGCCGGCGCAGGGCAGCGACCTGCTGCTGGCGGGCCGCACCGTCGGCTTCGTGGGCACCTCAGCCCGCCACCACGAGCTCGGCCCGATCGCCCTGGGCATGGTCAAGCGCAACGTGCCGCTCGACGCCGAGCTGGACACCGACGACATCCGCGCCTCGCAGGAGGTGCTCGTCGACCCCGAGGTCGGCCTGCACGTGCGCCCGCAGCTGCGCTGA